In Sandaracinaceae bacterium, the following proteins share a genomic window:
- a CDS encoding nucleotide sugar dehydrogenase — translation MSERDAIAVIGLGYVGTVVAASLASAGRQVIGVDRRPELVDALCEGVAPIPEPGLPERLARARMQGTLRCTTDLASAVKASAASLVCVGTPVGADGKLVETDVLEACEAIARAAEGPHVIVIRSTVPPGLHARASARVAAVSPAVGVALNPEFLREGNAIADHEEPELIVFATEHAHAASFIEALYAEQRDRLHRTDPATAEVLKLVNNAWHAAKVAFANEVARVTRPIGVDPFAVMRLLCADEKLNTSAAYLRPGLPFGGACLTKDVASLAAHAAEHAVDAPLLGSLLRSNDAHLDYLVDAVMKHAPQQAAIVGVGFKPGASDVRDSAPVKLVHRLLDAGVHVTVADAGILDATVPPLGIDALRAALGDPRAQAAPSVAHAVAGADVIVVGHPCEADRRQLVELAPAVPILDAAGELSRKLSDEEREKLAPVVVLSRG, via the coding sequence GTGAGCGAACGAGACGCGATCGCCGTCATCGGCCTGGGCTACGTCGGCACCGTCGTGGCCGCTTCGCTCGCCTCGGCCGGGCGCCAGGTCATCGGCGTCGATCGCCGGCCCGAGCTGGTCGATGCGCTGTGCGAGGGCGTCGCGCCGATCCCCGAGCCCGGGCTGCCCGAGCGGCTGGCTCGCGCGCGCATGCAGGGGACGCTCCGCTGCACGACGGACCTCGCGTCGGCGGTGAAGGCGTCGGCCGCCTCACTGGTCTGCGTCGGCACGCCCGTGGGCGCGGACGGAAAGCTGGTCGAGACCGACGTGCTCGAGGCGTGCGAGGCGATCGCCCGCGCGGCCGAGGGCCCGCACGTCATCGTGATCCGCAGCACGGTGCCGCCTGGCCTCCACGCTCGGGCGAGCGCGCGGGTGGCGGCGGTGAGCCCCGCGGTGGGCGTCGCGCTCAACCCGGAGTTCCTTCGTGAGGGCAACGCCATCGCCGATCACGAGGAGCCGGAGCTGATCGTGTTCGCGACGGAGCACGCGCACGCGGCGAGCTTCATCGAGGCCCTCTACGCGGAGCAGCGGGACCGTCTTCACCGCACCGACCCGGCGACGGCGGAGGTGCTCAAGCTGGTCAACAACGCGTGGCACGCGGCGAAGGTCGCGTTCGCGAACGAGGTCGCCCGCGTCACCCGCCCGATCGGCGTCGACCCCTTCGCGGTAATGCGCCTCCTCTGCGCGGACGAGAAGCTCAACACCAGCGCCGCGTATCTCCGGCCTGGGCTCCCTTTCGGCGGCGCGTGCCTCACCAAGGACGTCGCCTCGCTCGCCGCCCACGCGGCCGAGCACGCGGTCGACGCCCCGCTCCTCGGCTCCTTGCTGCGCTCGAACGACGCGCACCTCGACTACCTGGTCGACGCGGTGATGAAGCACGCGCCGCAGCAGGCCGCGATCGTCGGCGTCGGCTTCAAGCCCGGCGCGTCCGACGTGCGCGACAGCGCCCCGGTCAAGCTGGTGCACCGGCTGCTCGACGCTGGCGTGCACGTCACGGTGGCGGACGCGGGCATCCTCGACGCGACGGTCCCGCCGCTGGGCATCGACGCCCTGCGCGCCGCGCTCGGAGACCCGCGCGCCCAGGCCGCGCCGAGCGTCGCGCACGCCGTCGCCGGCGCGGACGTCATCGTGGTCGGCCACCCCTGCGAGGCGGACCGCCGCCAGCTCGTCGAGCTCGCCCCTGCGGTGCCGATCCTCGACGCCGCGGGCGAGCTCTCCCGCAAGCTCAGCGACGAGGAGCGCGAGAAGCTCGCCCCGGTCGTCGTGCTCTCGCGCGGCTGA
- a CDS encoding four helix bundle protein: MKLRIYDDAVAMVTEVRAYRLAIAREDADHARQLRRAAKSVPLNIAEGAYSRGRNRHSRYHTALGSANEVVACLEVAVADGILDSIDPDVLDRLNKIIGTLVKLAGK; this comes from the coding sequence ATGAAGCTCCGCATCTACGACGACGCCGTCGCCATGGTCACCGAGGTCCGCGCCTACCGGCTCGCGATCGCGCGCGAGGACGCCGACCACGCTCGGCAGCTCCGCCGCGCCGCCAAGTCGGTCCCGCTCAACATCGCCGAGGGCGCCTACTCCCGGGGCCGCAACCGCCACAGCCGCTACCACACGGCCCTCGGCTCCGCGAACGAGGTGGTCGCCTGTCTCGAGGTCGCCGTGGCCGATGGGATCCTCGACTCCATCGATCCCGATGTCCTCGACCGCCTCAACAAGATCATCGGCACCCTCGTCAAGCTCGCCGGCAAGTAG
- a CDS encoding ankyrin repeat domain-containing protein codes for MQSPPEPLASALREPGLSRNERARLLHQAASLGEVDIIRKLVTQLGVDVDAPGHHGWTPLHMAVEHHQREAVDALLSFGADINAGSSDGMTVLQLAVDEAVDRHHYAGVLDVSIVRHLLERGADPDRADHDGDTARVWALASGVRALSELFF; via the coding sequence ATGCAGAGTCCCCCCGAACCGCTAGCGTCCGCGCTCAGGGAGCCCGGACTGTCGCGCAACGAGCGCGCGAGGCTCCTTCATCAGGCCGCGTCGCTCGGAGAGGTCGACATCATCCGCAAGCTGGTGACCCAGCTCGGGGTCGACGTGGACGCCCCCGGTCACCACGGCTGGACACCGCTGCACATGGCGGTCGAGCATCACCAGCGCGAGGCAGTGGACGCCCTCCTGTCCTTTGGCGCAGACATCAACGCCGGCTCGAGCGACGGAATGACGGTGTTGCAGTTGGCGGTGGACGAGGCCGTGGACCGCCACCACTACGCCGGCGTGCTCGACGTCTCCATCGTCCGCCACCTGCTCGAGCGCGGCGCCGATCCCGATCGCGCCGATCACGACGGCGACACGGCCCGGGTCTGGGCGCTCGCCTCGGGCGTGCGCGCCCTCAGCGAGCTGTTTTTTTAG